A window of Candidatus Thermoplasmatota archaeon genomic DNA:
TCCTGACCTGGGTTTGAGGATGATCTCGTGCTTCACGAGGTTCGCATCAACGATCTTGACCTGAGGCACTTCCTTCCTCTCGCCCAGCATGTCGATGCAGGTGATACCGTCATTGTTTACGATTATCCTTGCGGCCTCGGACATGA
This region includes:
- a CDS encoding CooT family nickel-binding protein, whose protein sequence is MCESTVYLMKGSVRVVVMSEAARIIVNNDGITCIDMLGERKEVPQVKIVDANLVKHEIILKPRSG